A single region of the Plasmodium malariae genome assembly, chromosome: 7 genome encodes:
- the PmUG01_07022100 gene encoding DNA repair protein REV1, putative, giving the protein MDIEYGGSRSFKKYMMKKEEKIPLSYNKKYNAEIGESYDSTKKGSLLFMNCNFYIDDFVSLFSLYNSSSSLELCDDMSSMQETVIHPSEQKQTDYSNESNFYINDANDKTIDRYCTPMKSQDRSSTCYDYEKSDHEKIYYWSIYKKNNTNKEEEIMNKTPIKSTYNETNTINSNTCNNNFDNFMKSYQDVSSCKRNIHASYINKKEQLEILIVQNGGIIHNALTSKVTHIISNNMALGSKKYMDYKKAVKRSKVFIVVDKYIFDCVTFRARLPEQSYIPSLLRYNSHQITEYFSFKGRRSNERKVQIGEEKNQCSEHITAQGQKEQTEQTQSSSPSSTPCERSSSTIDSICKERLIDDNYVHQYNEMNGYSKCKSSVNCDSSVNSWTSASNHVIIYSGKDTLDSGITARGTVASGVASSAITSSGTTVGILSNELKKTRNNYVQNNKHLQILNMQMNYENLKKYIVYNSTEYFKRLQKYYLDKELKENVFTNVSANLHINKNNFEEFCKTYKILDHLSEEEIKWIKHKSELNINIQNVWENDIIHFFFDIALKKRRNYGSSSSSGGSKSMMNPLPRDKNEMNVEEKNKSESNHQDSLHAIHRENIPSEKLIDSVHDYFYNSRLYILGNWNYISRVFFNFEDIKEKDSRKFVYLYIDFDNYFLNASLKSANFLNCKKENLVSEILCVCHSLKKEESYGIISATNYWGKKNRIFKGMIKGEVTKVHKNNIHFIKYDFTNILKSSFLFLLVLINYSKNVRVLSVDESILQLFYENEQDIFLISKQISDDIYNLTNLTVSMGISSDLGLSRKALKFCKKRFLFFDFYHHLSIFIGREQKRKKKWAYNLDSGFHPDFFNKSTPGGDTQGGAISDVEILPRASEEGEDEANNKQNNYEHTSELLNYARIEKLFEEYILFEEERKEILSNANEANEANERYTEEENNYFLNAIRGKVEKEVDLIFDKFIQLNKDNLEDIINTFFERVTHPISKYFFFYKKNEYYLEILKKLNYLSGDFIYFNIYYFPAHTEPNSSSLDSNKMEVVKNEKKNVDKFDEKRSINISVNYGVRFQKINDFYYLIYFMTKQLYIRLKIKNLKAKSLSVHFFIKEENENVNPIKYLGRGKVIRISTKIKLSHYTNCFFVYFFKIIYSFDVLANNLAELRGVQIVCSDVINHDTHCNHSKKSILYYFNVSTKGGKVSMQESEVVGSGTRCVNGLAREEEKKEQGKGERKGEEKKESIIRKNKKCHDNAHITEERKQGGEEVKKGTMRKPNNLMNHIVSKKNNSGNINKKKSISRSINKKTRKVRISCKPDEKSYINSFRNIRNILSYFLNTSIQRGDNEKNNKIANGRKPPIPFSFENCAHRNIQKKNCTLVKRKRASNAATIPKKIKITKNFKIYDFFPNIIVKKKKENNIRLDDMSKKCINENVIIQTNIFDSIINRKIKKENHVKEEVNCCYLCYMEIREDVMEKQKINHDNDNGNGNDNDNGNGNDGGNNNDSNSNNCKEQCANNIFCYTYISNCLHSINQKNEKFVLYMYIKKIISSYISYFNNAFHNHNCCNKFADQYYLYKFMAYVIDNVCEELHSKRFIDVLHIFLKNFKYIWCLNKKKFPPLLHRTLIKYNVQHQLSS; this is encoded by the coding sequence ATGGACATCGAATATGGCGGTTCGAggagttttaaaaaatatatgatgaaaaaagaGGAGAAAATCCCCTTATcctataacaaaaaatataatgcagAAATAGGCGAAAGTTATGACAGTACAAAAAAAGGTTCATTGTTATTTATGAACTGTAATTTTTACATTGATGATTTTGTAAGTTTATTTTCTCTATATAactcatcatcatcattagAGTTATGTGATGATATGAGTAGCATGCAAGAGACGGTAATCCATCCGAGTGAACAAAAACAAACAGATTATTCTAATGaatcaaatttttatataaatgatgcTAATGACAAAACTATTGATAGATATTGTACTCCTATGAAGAGTCAGGATAGATCAAGCACTTGTTATGACTATGAGAAAAGCGatcatgaaaaaatatattattggagtatatataaaaagaataacacGAATAAGGAGGAGGAAATAATGAATAAGACACCTATTAAAAGCACATATAACGAAacaaatacaataaatagTAATACATGTAACAAcaattttgataattttatgaaaagttATCAAGACGTTTCTTCTTGTAAACGAAATATACATGCTTcttatattaacaaaaaagagcagttagaaattttaatagtACAAAATGGAGGAATTATACATAATGCATTAACAAGTAAGGTCACACATATCATCAGTAACAACATGGCACTAGgttctaaaaaatatatggacTATAAAAAGGCAGTGAAAAGGTCCAAAGTGTTTATAGTTGtagacaaatatatattcgaTTGTGTTACTTTTAGGGCCCGTTTGCCTGAGCAGTCGTACATACCGTCCCTATTGCGTTATAATTCGCATCAAATAACAgagtatttttcatttaaggGTAGGAGGAGCAATGAGAGGAAAGTGCAAATAGGGGAAGAAAAAAACCAATGCAGTGAACACATAACTGCGCAAGGTCAAAAGGAACAAACGGAACAGACGCAAAGCAGTAGTCCCTCTTCGACCCCTTGCGAGAGGAGCAGCAGTACGATAGATTCAATATGTAAAGAACGGCTAATTGATGATAATTATGTGCATCAGTATAACGAAATGAATGGCTATTCTAAGTGTAAAAGTAGCGTTAACTGTGATAGTTCAGTGAACAGTTGGACTAGTGCGAGCAAtcatgttattatttattcgGGAAAGGACACACTCGATAGTGGCATAACTGCACGTGGAACAGTTGCAAGTGGCGTAGCTTCAAGCGCCATAACTTCAAGCGGCACAACCGTAGGAATACTGAGCAACGAGCTTAAAAAGACAAGAAATAATTATGTGCAAAATAACAaacatttacaaatattaaatatgcaaatgaactatgaaaatttaaaaaagtacatCGTATACAACTCCactgaatattttaaaaggttACAGAAATATTATCTAGACAAAGAATTGAAGGAAAATGTTTTTACAAACGTGTCCgcaaatttacatataaataaaaacaattttgaagaattttgcaaaacatataaaatattagatCATTTAAGTGAGGAAGAAATCAAATGGATTAAACACAAAAGTGAgctaaatataaatatacaaaatgtttgggaaaatgatataattcatttttttttcgacattgctttaaaaaagagaagaaactatggtagtagtagtagtagtggtGGTAGCAAAAGCATGATGAATCCTCTACCGAGagacaaaaatgaaatgaatgtagaggagaaaaataaaagtgagAGCAATCATCAAGATAGTCTACATGCCATTCATAGGGAAAACATACCATCGGAAAAACTCATAGACAGTGTACACGATTACTTCTATAACTCTCGACTATACATTTTAGGTAACTGGAATTACATATCTAgagtattttttaattttgaagATATTAAGGAAAAGGATAGCAGGAAATTCGTTTATTTATACATCGATtttgataattattttttgaatgcAAGTCTAAAAAGtgcaaattttttgaattgcAAGAAAGAGAATTTGGTGAGCGAAATTTTATGCGTATGTCatagtttaaaaaaagaggaaagtTATGGAATAATAAGTGCTACAAATTATTGGGGAAAGAAGAATCGAATTTTTAAGGGCATGATAAAAGGAGAAGTAACAAAAGTGCACAAgaataatattcattttataaaatacgattttacaaatatattaaagagtAGTTTTCTGTTTCTATTAGtactaataaattattctaaaaATGTTCGAGTACTATCTGTAGATGAGTCTATActtcaattattttatgaaaatgagCAAgacatttttcttatttctaAACAAATATCTGATGATATTTATAACTTAACAAATTTGACTGTCTCCATGGGAATTTCTAGTGACTTGGGTTTATCGAGAAAAGCcctaaaattttgtaaaaagcGCTTTCTCTTTTTCGATTTCTACCATCACTTGAGCATATTCATTGGGAGGGAGCAGAAGCGGAAGAAGAAGTGGGCATACAATCTCGACAGTGGTTTCCATCCcgacttttttaataaaagcaCACCAGGAGGGGACACCCAGGGGGGAGCAATATCAGATGTGGAAATTCTGCCAAGAGCATCAGAAGAAGGGGAAGATGAAGCAAATAACAAGCAGAATAATTATGAGCACACAAGCGAGTTGCTTAACTATGCAagaattgaaaaattatttgaagaATATATCCTTTTTGAAGAAGAAAGGAAAGAAATTTTATCAAATGCAAATGAGGCAAATGAGGCAAATGAGCGATATACTGAGGAAGAAAATAACTACTTCTTAAATGCTATTAGGGGAAAAGTGGAAAAAGAGGTTGACttaatttttgataaatttattcaattaaataaagataatttaGAAGATATCATAAATACCTTTTTTGAAAGGGTTACACATCCgataagtaaatatttttttttttataaaaagaatgaatATTACTTAGagattttgaaaaaattaaattatttaagtggagattttatttattttaatatatattactttccTGCTCACACGGAACCAAATTCATCATCATTAGATAGTAATAAAATGGAAGtggtaaaaaatgaaaaaaaaaatgtagacaagtttgatgaaaaaagaagtatAAATATTAGTGTAAATTATGGAGTTcgatttcaaaaaataaatgatttttattatcttatatattttatgaccaaacaattatatatacgcttaaaaataaaaaacctCAAGGCGAAAAGTTTAAgcgttcattttttcattaaagaagaaaatgaaaatgtaaatcCTATCAAATATTTAGGAAGAGGAAAGGTTATTAGAATAAGtactaaaattaaattaagtCATTACAcaaattgtttttttgtatacttttttaaaattatatacagtTTTGATGTGTTAGCAAATAATTTAGCTGAGTTAAGAGGTGTTCAAATTGTTTGTTCGGATGTAATAAATCACGATACACATTGTAATCATAGTAAGAAAAGtattttatactattttaatGTGAGCACTAAAGGGGGTAAAGTGAGTATGCAAGAAAGTGAGGTGGTGGGAAGTGGGACGAGATGTGTAAATGGGTTGGCAAGGGAAGAGGAAAAGAAAGAACAAGGGAAAGGGGAAAGGAAAGgggaagagaaaaaagaaagcatcataaggaaaaataaaaaatgtcaTGATAATGCCCATATTACGGAGGAGAGAAAACAAGGGGGAGAGGAAGTTAAAAAAGGAACGATGAGAAAGCCCAACAATCTAATGAACCATATTGTCAGTAAGAAGAATAACAGTGGaaacataaacaaaaaaaaatcaataagtaggagtataaataaaaaaacaagaaaggTACGAATTAGTTGCAAACCAGATGAAAAGAGCTACATTAACAGCTTtagaaatataagaaatatctTGAGctactttttaaatacatcCATACAAAGAGGTGATAATGAGaagaataacaaaatagCTAATGGTAGGAAGCCTCCtattcctttttcatttgaaaATTGTGCACATAGAAAtattcaaaagaaaaattgcACTTTGGTGAAGAGAAAACGCGCCTCTAATGCCGCTACCATTCCaaagaagataaaaattacgaaaaattttaaaatttatgattTCTTCCCAAATATTATagtaaagaagaaaaaagaaaacaatatTCGTTTGGACGATATGAGCAAAAAATGcattaatgaaaatgtaataatacaGACAAATATATTCGACAGCataattaatagaaaaataaaaaaagaaaatcatGTTAAGGAAGAAGTAAACTGTTGCTATTTGTGTTACATGGAAATACGTGAAGACGTgatggaaaaacaaaaaataaatcatgataatgataatggtAATGGTAACGATAATGATAATGGTAATGGTAATGATggtggtaataataatgatagtaatagtaataattgtAAAGAGCAGTGCgcaaataacatattttgttatacGTACATTAGCAATTGTTTACATTCAATAAAccagaaaaatgaaaaatttgttttgtatatgtatataaaaaaaataatttcatccTACATTTCTTACTTTAATAACGCATTTCATAATCATAATTGTTGTAACAAATTCGCAGATCAATATTACTTGTACAAATTTATGGCATATGTTATTGACAATGTGTGTGAAGAACTGCACAGCAAAAGATTTATTGATGTTTTGcacatatttttgaaaaatttcaAGTATATCTGGtgcttaaataaaaaaaaatttcctccCTTACTTCATAGGACTCTGATAAAATACAATGTGCAGCATCAGTTAAGttcttga